One Papaver somniferum cultivar HN1 chromosome 10, ASM357369v1, whole genome shotgun sequence genomic window carries:
- the LOC113316743 gene encoding transcription factor-like protein DPB, with protein sequence MVIKGTANQQNGGCSSVSGGAAAAASGGGGKSMSRTSGSVGSSPSSKTLNRLNHLDIQAADDDAGKKKKKKIVQTRAVAAGGGGDNKTGGGRGLRQFSVKVCEKVEAKGRTTYNEVADELVAEFSTQTPDNPQNFEEKNIRRRVYDALNVLMAMDIITKDENKEIIWRGLPRAGAGDELKAESLGLRNRIATKAAYLKELEDQFVGLQNLRQRNEQMCCSGSAAATAGGVPLPFILVQTRPHATVEVEISEDMQLVHFDFNTTPFEIHDDSFVLKSMGLCDSSPEKNNICTQESASNGGEGSNIGSNGMYQKTPQVDRRLLPVSQEY encoded by the coding sequence ATGGTGATTAAAGGGACGGCGAATCAACAAAATGGAGGGTGTTCATCTGTATCAGGTGGCGCCGCCGCCGCTGCTTCTGGTGGTGGTGGGAAATCAATGTCAAGGACAAGTGGAAGTGTGGGTTCTTCTCCGTCTAGTAAAACCTTGAATAGGCTTAATCATCTTGATATTCaagctgctgatgatgatgcggggaagaagaagaagaaaaagattgtgcAAACACGGGCAGTAGCGGCAGGAGGAGGGGGTGATAATAAgactggtggtggtagaggacTGCGTCAATTCAGCGTCAAAGTGTGCGAAAAAGTGGAAGCCAAAGGTAGAACAACTTATAACGAGGTTGCGGATGAGCTTGTTGCTGAATTTTCAACACAAACGCCTGACAATCCGCAAAATTTTGAAGAGAAAAATATACGACGGAGAGTGTATGATGCACTGAATGTTCTCATGGCGATGGATATCATCACTAAAGATGAAAACAAAGAGATAATATGGAGGGGACTGCCCCGTGCTGGCGCCGGTGATGAGCTTAAGGCTGAAAGCCTTGGCCTAAGAAACAGAATTGCAACCAAGGCTGCGTATTTGAAAGAGCTTGAGGATCAATTTGTAGGTCTTCAGAATCTGAGACAGCGGAATGAGCAAATGTGTTGCTCGGGGAGTGCTGCTGCCACTGCAGGGGGCGTGCCGTTACCTTTTATTCTAGTCCAGACGCGTCCTCATGCGACTGTTGAGGTGGAGATATCAGAGGATATGCAGTTGGTTCATTTCGATTTCAATACAACTCCTTTTGAGATACATGACGACAGTTTTGTTCTTAAGTCGATGGGATTGTGCGACAGTTCTCcggagaagaacaatatttgtacTCAAGAATCTGCTTCCAACGGAGGTGAAGGTTCCAACATTGGCAGCAATGGCATGTATCAAAAAACGCCACAGGTAGACCGCCGACTTCTCCCGGTTTCCCAGGAATACTAG